The genomic interval ATTTATAACCTGTCTAGAACAAAGGGAATTGCAGCTGTCCCTCTGTGGTGCTTCCCTTCATTTGAGAGTCTCATGGTGGTTCTTTGGCTTGTAGGTTTTAGCAAGGGAGAACTTTGCTGCTCAGGGTGGTCACTCAGGCCTGGATGAGCTGCAGTGAAAGTAGAAATGATCTCTCTCTGCCCAGGAACAACTCCAgagtgctttaaaaatgttgtaGACAGATCTCTGAGGGAAAACTCTGCTTTATTGGCATCAGAGGAGAAGTATCCTAAGACAGAGCCTTAGTTAACCAAGTTTAGCAACTGATTTGTATCTGCTGTTGTAATTACCACACCAGGAAGGACAAGGTGCTGTGAAGTTGCCAGGCTGGTGACTTCTCTGATGTTCTGGTGGAAGTCTGAGCTCTCAGCCTCCAATTCCAGCCCTGTTCATGTTGACCTGAGTTGTCCTGCTGCACCTGATGTTCCTGCCAGTCCTTCGTGTTCACGTTAATGACATCTTGCGAGTTTGGAGGGAGACAGAAAGTTGAGTCCGTTTCTGAAATTGTGCTGAACTGTGACTTCAGACAAACCTCTGCCTCTCTTTAAGGTTGAAGAAGAAATTGGTACTCTCAGGCAGGTCCTGGCTGCTAAAGAGAGGCACTGTGGTGAGCTGAAGAGGAAGCTGGGTTTGACTCCCTTGGATGGGTTAAAGCAAAACCTCTCTAAAAGCTGGCACGACGTCCAAGTCTCCAATGCGTGAGTGTTGCCTGTGCTGCACGTTTAATAACACACGACTCTCTAGTAATTCTTTCCCAGCAGCATGTTCCAGGGCTGTTCCAAGTGCCTGGAGGCTTTTGCTGCAATGGGTATGTGGAGTGAAAGGCACTTAAACCTCAGCTCATTGCCCTTATGTCGGTGTCTTTGTGTAAATAGAGCTTTTATGGCTGTGGTCTGCACGAATTGTTGCTGGATGCTCTTTCCCATAAGGTTAGAGATCTGGGTTGCCCCTTAACCATTCAGTTCACCCACTTCTGCCCCTCCTTTGAGacactggcagctgctgccttgtTCTGAGCTCACGCTCAAGGAGTCAGTTccaaagctctgctgtgctgtgccagttCAGGAGCGTGTCCTGAGTCGTGTATCTTGAGTTTAAAAGCCTGCACTTCCTAGGCAACAAACCTTGTGATATTAGTGTGCATTAGGCAGTCATCTCTGCCCAAAGATCTGAGATGAGAATGCTGGGTGTTAAGGGGATGGTCACTGCAATGCTTGACAAGGCCAAGGAGAGAGCCAAGGAGGTAAGTTGGAGCTTGCAGCTGTGCCCAGTTGTGAGGGACTCTTGATGCCCATGGAGATGTCACTCAGTCTGAAAAGTCCTGTGTAACTTCATGGGAACTGGAGGTTACtgacagtgctgctgcagagtggATTGTTGAGCTGTTCATCTCACTGTttgttctttcccttttcctcatcTTCCCTCCTCCACCCCCTGCTCCATTTCTGTTATTCCTTTGTAACTAAGATCTGTGTCATTGTCTTCAAAAGCAAATGAATATGACAGTTATATTCATTAACACTTTCTGTTTCTAGTTATGTGAAAACATCTGAGAAACTTGGAGAGTGGAATGACAAAGTGACACAGTCTGACTTGTGAGTGCCTCGGGCTCCTCAGCAACACCTCcttgctgccttccccagcttGTGCTGCTCCTTGTTCTCCCAGGATCAGGGGCTGATTGGGAGCTGGAGGCATGATGAAGCAGGACTGTTCCTAGCAGCATGCCTGGCTTCCAGCTATAAGCAGAGGAGATGAGTAAATGTTACTGCTGTCATCTCTCTCATAGTCTTGCTAATGCAGAAACATTCCAATCAGTTACCAGACCACGGATTTACTTTGTAAAACCAATGACAATTTCCCTTTAGCTGGTCATTGGCAGGTTACCCTGTTGGTATCAGGTGTCTTATCAGAAAACCTCTCTCTACTGTGAAACTTTCTCTTCTCATCCTTGGCTGTGCTAGGAATCTGTGAGTGTTGCCTTTCTGTACAGCCGTGTGGCAGAGGAGGTGCCTGGAGGCATTTACCCCTAGCTGGAAACAGGGGCTGTGCAAGTGCATATTGGCTTTTGAGTGCCACCTGCAGTGACTCTTCTGCATCAAGGTAGCTTCTGTCAACACCAGAAAGCATGAGTTCTAGTCTTTCCCATACATAAGAGCAGGGGACAAATGTGcaaaaagagcaaagagaatACAGTCTTTAATTCTATTAGGCCTCCATTTGTATTAGACTTGAATCACTTTGATTCCTGCTGCACAGCTGAATGTAAAGGAGCCCTTGACTCTTCCCTGCACTAAAGTTTCTCTCCTTTCTATGCCTTGTGTTGAAGGAGATGATTAGTTAGCCAGGAGGAGAACAGGGACTGAGAGCATCCCCTCATTAGGTCAGGTGGCACAGACCTAACTGGGGAGAGTTACACTTCTGGGTGACCTGCCTTGTGTTTGTTCTGTACCCCCAGTGTTAATTCTCACAACCCCAAGGGACTGTACTTTGTGGAGGAAATATGATTTCTAAAGATCAGAAAACGAAGCAGAGTTTAAGAGTTTGGCCAGGTCAGGCTCTATTGGTAAAGTACAGCTTTGGCTGTGGCACTCAGGGGTTTTGGCCTTGAGCTCAGTTCACTGCTCTGTGCTTTTAGTACGCAGCCACCACACAGCATGTAGGAGGGGAGCAGAAGAAGATGCAAAGTCTTTCAATTGCTGACACCTTCTAAACCCAtggctttgtttctttgtgctCGGTGTTTGAACATGCTTAAATGAGAGAGAGTGAGAGGCAGGGAGACatctcagccccagcctgcctCTAACAGCagctcttttccttctggctgtaACAGAGAGAGGGGGAAGCTATTGTTAGAGGAATGAAGCCTATGTAAGTGTAAAGAGCCACTAGTAATGTGGAAAGTGTCAGAAGAAGCATCTGTCATGACTCTGGGCTCTGTATCTAACCTCCATTGTGTTTGTAGATATCTTTCAGCCAGCAGCACACTGGAGGACTGGAATGAAAAATTAACTCAATCAGAAGCGTGAGTGTCTTAACCTTCAGCGTTAACAAATGCTTTCCTGGCAGCTGCCTCTAACGTCCTGTGCCTCTGCTCACAGCCCTCTGCTTTCACTGGACCTAGTTAAACATTCCTCTCTTCTAGCTTTCACTTTTTTAACACAATAAATGCCTCTTGTGGGAGAGGGAGCTTTTCCTCAGGTCAGAATTTCACTGATTTCGTTGTGGTCCAAGCGATGCTCTTCAAATGCCTGTCTGCTCTCAGGAGAGCTGGGTAGCTCAGACCAGTGTGCCACACATTCTGTCTTCAGCTGACAACGTGTGGAGCAGCCAGGCTGATCTCTTGTTAAACCTCAGCATGCATGGAGCaggagcttttctttttgctgtgatACCCAAGGCAGCTGTTCTGTCATGGTGGGGCCCTAAATGAACAGCTTAAACCTCCCAGCTGTTCTGTTCCCCTTGTTGTCAGTGGAGGTCTCTTAGCCTGAAACTGAATTCTTATCTGGACTAAATTATGGAAACAGATGATGGAgcttgaatcacagaatcatagagctGGCCCCTGTCCTCACTGCTGCTTTCCCGCAGTGTGCAGGACAAACCTTTGCAGTGGTGCAGGTGGGCAGTGCCATTGTGTCTGCAACTGATTGAAACCATGGTAAGGCAGGTCTTGGGTAAGCCAGCTTTTCCTGTTCTCTGGAGTGGGTATGATATTCAGTCCTTTGAGCTGGCTTCTTCTTGGCACTGTGCATGAGAGAATGTTTTCTTCATAGAACAGGTGAAAGATGAACAGGAGATTAAAAGCAGGAGCATCAGAAACAGCTTTGAAGTGTGCAGGTCTGCTTCCAGTGTGCCCTGTCTTTTCTAGATTAAGCAGCTGTAAATTGTCACTGTTTCACTTGCTAAACAGAATGACCTTGTTTTTTTATGCTTGCTGACAGTGTGGCTGACTCCAGGGGTGTTTAATCAGAGTTCCTCCCTGGGTGTGCCTGCTGGAATAGAAACCTTGTCCTGGATCTGTTTCCTCCTACTTCACAAGTGCCAGAATCCTGGCGGAAGCTGCTGTTGTGGAGTGCCTGAGAGCTGAATAGCTGTggcacagcagctttcctgctTGCTTTGGCACTGGGGAGTGACAATCCATGCTAGTGAGGCAGAAGCTGGTTGGAGAGGTGAGGGGGACTGGAAGGGAAGATTCCATCAGCATCAGATTCCATCTGACTTTCAGCTTCCTTTGTGTAAAGCTCAGTAGATGGGAAGTCGGGTTCAAGACATTCAAGGATGAGGTTGGGACTTCTAGGTCAGGGCTGGGTGTAGTTAAGGTGCATTAAAGTCTTGTAAAGGTTATACAAGATCCCTGGTTGCCACAGATGCAGTTCCACATGTGTATGATGGCAGTTCTGGGTTGAAGAGCTCATCTCAGCCATACTTTGCTGGCTCTGCCTCCTGtgttgctgcagcagagctctgtgcgtgtgggtgctgtggctgcaggactGCACTGGCCTGGCTGCTCCTATCTCTTCTTCAATTTCAACTGGATCATTCCTTTGATCTTGATGACTGTGTCAGCACAAACAGTTGTGCTGGCATCATGTAGGAGTACACTGAGGCAGAGGGAGCAGCGCTGGAGTGCTAAATCTTCAGTTATCTAAAGAATGCTGCTGCCAAGTGTGGAAAGCACAGTTGGAATATCTCTAGCTGTTGTCTGCTGAAGGTAGACATAATATCTGAGAGTTTACAGTGTGTGCATGGTATGATGGTGCTGCTCTGGCGCTCAGTGCTAATCTCAGAGTCGAGTGCCAAGCAGATGTGGAGTCAGCACAACATACTTCAGTGAGCATGAgatctctgctgctcctgtaAATCACACTCAGCCAGAGAGGAGCCTGGCTGCTGAAACCAGGGGTTGAGATCCTCTTCCAAAGCAGCTTTAGCCCTGAGGTTCCAATGATTATTGAGATGGGAAGGCAGATGTAAGAGCAGCGTTGATGCTAACCAGTCCACTCCTAAATTGTCCTGAGACGACCACTTCTTACAAAAGATTGTGTGGAGAAGTAGTATTGAGGCCCTGCTGTTGGGGCACACTCAGTTCCTTCTGCAGTTGCTGAATTCAAGAGGAATTTGTCTGGAAAATGTGTCAGTTATAGGAATTTCCCttcaggagcaggaagagggaaggtAAAGCTGATGTGGTTTTGCCCTATTCTGTATAAGTCTCCTGTCTGTGATTCAGAAATAGCTGGATGTGgtctgaaacaaacaaacatgttGCAATTGGTGTTGCTCGAATCCAGTTGAGGTGCTATGGTTCTGTCTCCTGCATTTCTGTCTGGAGAGGATGAGATGTAAATAAGTCAGCTGGCATCATGGTGTTTGAGTCTGGGGAGCTCGGGCATGAGAGAGCACGGAAGGCTGTTTATGATGCCCTTCTCCTCAGTGTCCTCATCATGCAGAGAAGGAATCTCAAACTGAAACAGCTGGAATGAGAAAATTTGGTTCAAATTGTTGAGCTTGTTTTTCAgcctgaggggttttttttcaatataattTGAAGAATGCCATAAATCTAGATGTTAATCACCAGCTGTGGAATGGCTTAGAGGGGATGAGTCAAAGTGGCTCAAAGAATCCTTGTTCCTGAGATGAATCTCATCTGAAGGAAAGGAGGATTCTCAGGTGTCTGTCTTCTCCAGCTCTGGTCCAAACTCAATATCATCAGCTGACAGAGACAAGCTGTCAGACCCTTCATGTATGTGGTTAATGGTAACTGATAGGAAACTTTGCTACCAATGTATTTCTAAGCTGCTGTTTGTAGTGCTAATGCTGATTCCTCCATTTCATTTCTATGCAGTGATGTTAGTCTTACCTCCTTCCTCCATAACCTAACTCCACTTCAAAGCCCTGAGGATATCATGCACTAGGTTCCTAGACTTACTTTCTCAAGGAGACTGAGCAAATAGGATATGATGCTATGCTATTAGAGTTTCCTTGTGGAAAGCTgagggtttggttttgctttttggaaGTCAGATGTAAGAGAACTTAGTCAAACTGGTAGAGTGAGGGTAAGGAGAGGTTAATCCTTcacttgctgctttttaagAGCTTCAGGTCTCTGAATACATGCAAAGCTGGAAGGGGTTCTTTCAGTGAAGGCAGTGCAGCTCACTAACTTAGCTTCTTTCCTTTAATACGAGTTCATTTTCCAACATGAGGGGCAGGGATGTTTCTTGCTTTCAGATCCCACCTGTGAATTCAATTTCTGATGTTTTTATCTATTCAGTTATAAGAAGACCCAAGAAACCCTTTCCCAGGCAGGACAGAAGACTTCAGCAGCCCTTTCCAACGTAGGCTCTGTTATCAGCAGGAAGCTTGGTGACATGAGGTAAGATTTATGCTTTGTGCTCTGGTGCTTTGACATTGGCAATGggactgtagacaataactagGCTTGTTCCTGTTTTTCCTCAGTTGGTGCCATGTTGCTGTTGATGGGCTGCCTTCTGTGTGGCCCTGTACATTGTAGCTTAGGACAGATTAAACACTTATTAAAGAATTGTTGATGGGATAAAACCTGTTCTAAGGCATTTAAGGTTGATTTGGCTTAGGAGAACTGACAGAATGTTTTTAGCAGCCTTCCCCCTGTAACTGTTTCATGCTCTCACTGCAGCCTTTAAGTCATGGGTAAGAAACTAGCATTAAAGTTTAACTTTTCATTACTGGATTATGGAGAAGTGTTTCCTCAGTGATACTGTTTGGGATTAGAAAGAGATCATCACTCCTCTGCTCTGTTATGCTTTAGACTGGGGCAAAAATCTACATGCTACATATCATGCAGACTTGCTGTGGAGAAGGGCTGGCTGCCTTCCAGGCACAGTGATACCATCTTGATTGGAAGATAGGGGTTGATTCAGAAGGTCATGACAATGTTAACCACTTTGTCTCGTGGTTGGTGGTTACCTGGGTTGCTTAAGCAGATGACCACTGAAGTAATTGCAAATCTAAACCTCTCTGAATTGGGAAGCAGAGGGCTGGTGCCCTCTCTTGCTGGCTGAGGTTCTTGCTCTGTGAGCTTCTCAGCTGTAGAGGTTAGGACTGAGGTTCAGGGTTAGGACTGGTCATTTACTGACTTTCAGCAATTCAAGCTAAAGGTTGCTTCCCCATTAACAGCAGGGTTAAAATCTTTCATGCAGAGTAGCTTGACCATGTTATCCTTGAGCTGAGAGCTAATTCTGGGTGTATCACTTGTCTAGGTTACTAAGGAATTATTCTTGTATGTAATGTGATGTATCAGAGCTTGGACTGAATGGGTAGCTGTCATTCCTTGTAGGGATTTTCCTATTCCACTGTGGCTGGGACTATCCAAGTGGTAAGAACTTGTTGGCCTCTGATCACATACCACTGATTTATTCTGTCCTCAGTGACTTATTTACTGTGTTCCTGGAGGGTGACTTTTTTTGTTGGTATTTTCAGTAGCTTGCTTCTGTGAATTTGGCAGAGGACTAGCTGGCTTCCTACCCTTCCAGTAGTCAAGTTTTAACTTTCCTGGAGACTGCTTAGTGTGCTGGAAGCTTCACATGTAGTGGCAGTAGATTGCAGATACTGGCACGTGATGTGGTGGTAAGACATTTTGCTAAACTGTGAAGTAAATCTGGTGCCTGACTTCTGCAGTCTGGTCAGGCTATTGGGGCAAAGGGATGGATGGCAACTGAGCTTTTTGGACCAAGAGAAATGCCTGAACTAGTgtcaccaccaccagcagctgtgTGAACAGGCTGGgtcctgccacttgtctctcAGTTGGGAGAATCCCATTCCCCATGCAGCTGCAGATGGGTTTGTGCCATCTCAGGAGCAGATGATGGAGGAAAGGGGATGTGTGGCTGAGCAAAGAGTGCACCTAGTACTCCTGGTGATAGAGCTGTCCTGACAGAGTAAAACCAGGCTGTGTAGCCAGCTGGCTTTGCAGCAGTGGTGTTGCTCAGCATTAATCACCAATTTCAACATCTGCATTCCTTTTTATAGCTCATACCTGGGGTGATGTATTATGGAATAGAGGCAGCTTCTGTCTTATCACTTGGGAAACCCTGCCAAAGTTGTTTCAGCAGGATTTGCTTTGCATATGTGGCCCTGTGGGGGAACACAGTAATGGTTTTTTCAGGCTCTTCAGTTTTCCTGTGTGTGTATAAACAGACTTCTGTCTCCTGTGCTGCATCTCAGCCTTGGTAGTGTTGATTTTGAATAAGTATGCTTGCCAGGTGAAACTAGTGTTCTTCCACACGATCAGAGCCGAGGAGGAGGGAGTCTGTTGTAGTGTGATCACCTCTCTGAACGAGGGAGGATGCTCTCTGCTCCCAGAGAGTCTCCCTTACAGACCTCGTAGCCTACACTGCAACCCCCATTActgtactttcttttttcctcttgcactACAAATGCACTTGTAAAGAGGGTTTATTTTCCATCACTGGAAGTGCTGAGATAACAGAAGGGATTTCCTTGTTTAGTCAGCCTTCACGGGCTGATAAATGcgaggaaggggagaggaatGGGACAAACACCTCGGCACACGGAGGGTGTTGTCCCAGTTCCCTTCAAAACACTTGAACCAAAATGCTGTGAGATAAGAGGAACGTGTCCCTGGGTTAAATCTTCAGGGTTGCTGTGTCCTGGACAAAGTTTTTATGTTGTAGCTATGGATTGTAAGGAGACATTGTGAGGCTGATGTGGTAGCTGTGTGCTGACCCGTGCTCTATCAGCTTGCCTCGAGGAGAGGAAATGCAGCCTAATTAGTGGGTGGGATGTTTTCAAATCTTGGGCAGTTTGTGTCTTTCTGTTATCTCCACTTACTGTTAAAAAGTGAATTGGCTTTTAGATATTCTGATACTGCATTTTACTGACCCCAGTAAACTGCAAAATGTGAAGTGTTCTCTTTGTTGACAGCAGCTTCCTTTGTGGTTTTGTGTCCCCCAACACACTTCACTTGGATGAAGTTTCCTGCTCTATGTAATACTACAAGCAGATTTGTTATGGAATGTTAGCCTGAGCCCCAAAGTTGCCTGCAGGCTCCTGAATTTATGTCAACTTCAAATCCTTttgaaaggaggaagggaggtaCTGCCAGGCCCAAATACTGAAGGCACAAAGGGGTGCTTGTGGTAGTGCATACAGGGTAGCATGGTGCATGGATGTGTGGTGTCTGTGTTCTTCTCTTTTAAGCCAGAGTAAGTAGAAAGTTAATTTATTGTGCATGCAAAGACAGCATTTCAAGGAGCCTGTCCTGCCAGAGAGCTGTCTTGGATGCACAGGGAAATGAAACCACAGAGCCAAACGTCTTTGCTTTGGCTGTAAGGAAAAGCCCTTGTGCTCCTTGCCAAGTACTTCAGATCCAACTTGCTGTGACTGCTTCCTGCTGCAGAGGCAAAAATTAAAGTGGAATAAAACATTGTGTTTGGTCAGAGAAGTTCCTTTTAGAGCATCCTGGTCATCTTCTTGGTAGGATGTTATTTGAGACCGAGATGCCACTGCGCCGCAAAGGCACGGCTGGAAATCTGGCAACGTGGTGGGGGATTGTTTGCCTTGAGACTTGAAATCTGGCAACCAGGTTGTGGGGTAAACATGATACCTTTTATCCAAATACTCTTTATCTGTACTGTGAGGAGATGTGTTTGTTCTCTGGGCTGTGATTCTGAGATCTGCAGGCTTGCCAAGATAGCGGGCAGGTATCCACCGCAGGTTGTGTTACTCTCAACCAGGAGCCCTAGCAATGCTGTCTTTGTGTGAGAGCTCGTTGGGGGGCGGGATGTGGGGGAAAGAAGTATCTTTACCAAATTAGCTAGTGCTTGGTAAACCCTTCAGTTTAGGAAAACATGCTCctaaaaccaaaacatcccaTGAAAGCGATGAGCAGGGGCAGGTAAGTTTTGGGTTGTTGTGGCACACCCATCCCTCTCCCTCCACAGCACCGTgtctggaagctgctgcaggtgctgttCCTGTGCTCTGAAGGTCTCAGCTTGGTTTGAGTTAATGAAAAGCAATTGTCTTCTGCTTGCTTCTGTATTTGTTTGAGAGGTTTCCTCCTGGGTAGCTGATGTTGCTGTCCTATGATCCTATAACCATGTCCCTGCTTAGCTGCCCTGCATTTTGGGTTTAGATGTGCACAAGTGTCTGACTGttgcttcccttttctttctgctgcccGTGGCTTCTCCCAGGGCTCACCCCTTCTCGCATTCCTTTAGGTAAGATGCTCTCAAGGCTGCTAAAACAGCATTTCTTCCTATGCCAGGCCCTTGCAGATCTTATGGGGAAGCTGATTATTTAAGCCTTGCCTACCCTTTTGACATAGCTTGAGAAATCCACCACAAACCCTTGCCCTGTAATTGCCTTTATCCCAGTTGCAGTTTACTGTTAAAGACTCCTGTTTGCTCTTGTGTGTCTGGAAAACATTTAAGTTCGGGTCTGCAGCTGATAAACTAAGGGAAGACAGGGCTGGGCTGACTCTTTACACTTCAGTTGTCCACAGCAGCTTGTGTGTGGACAAGAAGTGCTTAAGAACCAGGGGTATTCTGCTCTTGCATGCTATCTGTCTCAAATTGTGCTTTaactttttcctccttgttcTGAATGCTTCCGAGCAGCAGCTACTCCATTCGCCACTCCATAAGTATGCCAGCCATGAGGTAACGTAGCACACAGGCTCCTCAGCGGGGGTGGGGGGCCAGCACAGCTGACTGCCATCACTGGGTTTTTGGGTTCTGACTTGTACAACTGGTTCCCTCCTTCAGCAGACCCTACTGAGCATGGGGTAACCACATCCTGCAGTTGGAGTCATTCAGGGTGGATTGTttgggtggttgtttttttaccCAGTCTCTCTTTTGATGACTTTTGGCTCCTCTGTTCTTGGACTAAGCCTGGTGTCACGGCTCTACCAAAGTCTAATTGAAATTTGCAGATTCCAGAGGCTCCTGAAGGGCAGGGATTACAGTCCTGCCATCCCCATGGCCATTGCCAATGCCAAGATGAATCGACTTGAACCTTCCTCAGCATCCTTCTCATGTACCCTTGGGGTGCATGAGGTTGGTGATCTCCTTTCAGGAGAAATGACTGCTAGGGCTGGTGGAGGCCTGCAGAAGCCCTCTCTCTGTTCATCCTGGTTCTAGATGGATGGAGGCTATTTTACAGGCGCAAATATAAAGTGATTCTTTGGAACAAAAATAACTGGGATGAGGCCAGTCATCTCCTAGCTCACAGTGCTCTCGCAGCCTAGCCTGGGGAGAGCAGCTTGGGATGAGTAATTGCCTGCTC from Colius striatus isolate bColStr4 chromosome 16, bColStr4.1.hap1, whole genome shotgun sequence carries:
- the TPD52L2 gene encoding tumor protein D54 isoform X4, with product MESASQDINLNSPNKGLLSDAMTDVPVDGAASARTSVPEGLTLAEEEELRSELAKVEEEIGTLRQVLAAKERHCGELKRKLGLTPLDGLKQNLSKSWHDVQVSNAYVKTSEKLGEWNDKVTQSDLYLSASSTLEDWNEKLTQSEAYKKTQETLSQAGQKTSAALSNVGSVISRKLGDMRNSATFKSFEDRVGTIKSRVVGSRENSTEGLHSLSGAGDKAPQDNAPF
- the TPD52L2 gene encoding tumor protein D54 isoform X5; its protein translation is MESASQGLLSDAMTDVPVDGAASARTSVPEGLTLAEEEELRSELAKVEEEIGTLRQVLAAKERHCGELKRKLGLTPLDGLKQNLSKSWHDVQVSNAYVKTSEKLGEWNDKVTQSDLYLSASSTLEDWNEKLTQSEAYKKTQETLSQAGQKTSAALSNVGSVISRKLGDMRNSATFKSFEDRVGTIKSRVVGSRENSTEGLHSLSGAGDKAPQDNAPF
- the TPD52L2 gene encoding tumor protein D54 isoform X6, whose product is MESASQDINLNSPNKGLLSDAMTDVPVDGAASARTSVPEGLTLAEEEELRSELAKVEEEIGTLRQVLAAKERHCGELKRKLGLTPLDGLKQNLSKSWHDVQVSNAYVKTSEKLGEWNDKVTQSDFYKKTQETLSQAGQKTSAALSNVGSVISRKLGDMRNSATFKSFEDRVGTIKSRVVGSRENSTEGLHSLSGAGDKAPQDNAPF